The Bacteroidota bacterium DNA segment CAGAACGATAAAAATTATCGAAGTGATTTTCGCTCCGCGTGTCCATTTCGATTTATTGTGTTCGTTTTCATCGTGCGGTTTCATAAATCTCACAGCGAAAACAGGATTAATAATATACGCAACGAGAAGCGAAGCCATTAATGTTATGATGAGCGTGATAGGAAGGAAAAACATAAATTTTCCGATAACACCTTTCCAGAATGCGAGCGGAATAAATGGCGCGAGCGTAGTCAGAGTTCCTGAAAGTACGGGAAGAAAAACTTCTCCGGCTGCCATCTTAGCAGCTTCTTTGATATTTCTTTTTCCGTTTCTGAAAATGCGGTGAGTATTTTCAATGACCACAATTGCGTCATCCACCACAATTCCCAGAGCAAGCAAAAACGCAAAGAGCACAATCATATTCATTGTGAAACCAATGCTCGGCATAATCAGGAACGCGATGAACATGGAAAGCGGAACGGACATCGCTACGAAAATTGCGTTGGTCGCGCCCATAAAAAACATGAGGATGATTGTTACGAGAATAAATCCTATGACAATTGTATTTATCAAATCATGAAGTGTAATACGCGTTCTGTCAGATTGGTCGCCTGTGAGAACAATATTTAAATCTTTCGGAAAATCTTTTTCTTTCATCTCATCTACGATGTTTCGGATTTTGTCGCTCGCTTCAATCAGATTAAATCCTGCGCGTTTCACCACGCTGAGCGTTATTACATTTTTTCCACCGAGCCGCGCAAAACTTTCCTGCTCGTGAAAAGTGTCTTTCACTTCAGCAATGTCTTTCAGATAAATCGCAGCGCCTGTAGGAGATTTTATAATAAGATTCTTTAATTCATCAATGGTCTTGAATTCTTTTTTCACATTGAGTGTGCGTTGCATGCCTTCCATTTTCACTGTTCCTCCGGACATATTCAGGTTTTCAGAACCGACCGCGCGTTCAATATCTCCGAGAGAAATCTGCGCTGCCTGAGTTTTGTACATGTTAACATTAATTTGAATTTCTCTGTTGAGTGCGCCAATCAAATCCACTCGCGTGATTTCTTTCATCTCCTCAATTTTATCTTTGAGTTTGTCTGCGTATTTTTTCAGTTTGTTCAAATCAAAATCTCCGGAAAGATTCACGAACATAATCGGGAGTTCGGAAAAATTAATATCAATTACGTTAGGTTCGTGCGGCAAATCATTCGGTAAATCAGATTTTGCTTTGTCCACTCCGTCTTTCACTTTTTGTTTCGCTATGGCAATATTTACATCTGTGCTGAACTCTACAATCACATTTGAATAATCCTGGAAAGAATTGCTGGTGATTTTTTTCACACCAGAAATAGATTTCATTTGCTTTTCAATTGGTTTAGTCACCAGGTTTTCCATATTAGCAGGTGAAGTGCCGGGATAAACGGTGCTCACATAAATTTTCGGCAGAACAATTTCCGGAAAACTTTCCTTCGGAATATTATTGTAAGCGAAAATTCCTGCCAACGTAATAATTACCGTGAGCACAAAAACAGTCGTGCGGTTATTTATCGCCCATGTGCTTGGTTTAAATTCTTTATTGAGGTCTTCCATAAAATTTTCTTACACAGGTTTTATTGCGTGAACTTTTTTAGTAACAAATTGATTTATCATATACATCATCATTACGGTAATTATCATAGCGCCAATCACTACGTAGCCAAGCGTGTCGTAATGCAAAATTTTTCCATTCGGCATTTGCACTACAATTAATCCTGCAACAGCCGAAGCAATTCCTCCGGAGATTTGCTGAATGGAAGCGTTGACGCTCATAAATGCTCCTCTGTCTTGCGCATCGGGAATTGCAGTCATCAGCGCAGAAGCAGGAATGATGCGGGACAAAACTCCAACGAAAAGCAAAACACTTAGGACGACAACAATCCAAAGCGGGGTGATGCCGAGGTTGCAATAAATGGCGACTATAATCATTGTAAGAAGCGTTCCCGCTATAAACACATTGAACTTTCCGATTTTGTCGCTCAATCTTCCTGCGAGCGGGCCAGCTCCAATTGAAAAAATTCCGGTGATCATATATAATAAAGGAAGCTGGTCAAGAGTGATTCCGAGATTGTTCACCGAGAATGCGCTGCCGAAAGGCATCATCATAAATCCTCCTGTGGCGAGAAGAACGGTTGCGGCAAACGCGCGGAGATAATCTGTTCGCAAAATTGTTTTGTACAAATGCACAAAAGCATTCCGGTCAAGTTTCTTTTTTAAATGCTCATCAATTGGTTGCAGATAAAAAAGAATTATGATTCCAATAATAATTCCTAAACCTACAATCATAATGAACGGTGAATGCCATCCGAAATGATTCGCGAGAAATAATCCGATAGGAAGTCCGAGCACTTGGCTTGCGGAAAATCCCATTTGTACAAAACCCATCACACGCCCGCGTTTTTCTAATTCAAATAAATCGGTGATGATAGCTGCACCGATTGAACCAATAACTCCGCCAAACATTCCGGTGATGATTCTCGCGCCTAGAAGAAAAGAATAATTGGGAGCGATTCCGCAGAGAAAAGTTCCAATGAGAAATCCGCTGTAGAAAAACACCAAAAGTTTTTTCCGGTCGAATTTATCCGCAAAACCTGCAGTGAGCAATCCTGAAATTCCCGCGCTGAAAGCGTAAGCAGAAACTGCAAAACCAAATTGAGTTGTAGTGATGTGCAGAATGGGCAGGAGAATTGCGCTGAGCGGAGCCATCACCATAAAATCTAAAATTACGGTGAATTGTCCGAGCGTAAGTATCGCAATGACGAATGCCTGGTACTTTGTAAATTTTTTTAAGCTGCGTGTTTCCATTTTAGAACTTTATTTCTTCTCCTTCGTTTAATTCCTGGAATCCTTTCGTGATTAATTTATCTCCTTCTTTTAATCCTTCAACGATTTCAGAATTTCCATTGTATGTTTTTCCAACCTTCACCCGAACTTTTTTTGCTTTGTTTGCATCTGCAACAAAAACAAAATCTCCTTCTTCCGCATGCTGCACAACACTTACGGGAGCGATGAACGCTTTTGGATTTGAGTAGTCAATAATTTTTACAACCGCCACCATGTTCGGGTGATAATCTTTTTTATTGTCGAGATTAATATTCACCGTGAAAGTTCTGTTCAATGGAGAAATAACTTTTGCTGCGTAAGAAATTTTTGTTTTTACCGTGTCATTCATGTCAGGAAAAATTATTTCCACATCGTTTCCGTTTTTAATTTTTGCCGCATAAGATTCCGCCACCTCTGCTTTCACTTTCAAACTATTCATGTTCACCACGCGAATGGCGGGAAGCCCGGGCATGGTTGCTTGCCCGAGTTTAATATCTACTGCATCCACGGTTCCGTCAATCGGAGATTTTATTTTTGTCATTTCAATTTGCTGTTGCAAACTCGCCAATTTTTTTTCCAAACTTTCTTTTTGATTTTTTGCCTGCAAGTATTGTAACTCGGTTCCGATTTTTTGTTCCCAAAGATTTTTTTGCTTTTCATACATTGTGTTTGCAAGTTCGAGCCCGCTTTGCAATTCTGCAAGACCTTGCTGCATTGCTTTTGAATCCAGTTCTGCCATCACTTGCCCGCTGTGAACTTCGTCACCCGCTTTCACATTTATTTTTGAAACAGTTCCTCCCATCTCTGCGTTCACGGAAACATTTTCATCCGCATCTACTTTTCCCTGCACATCAATATAATTATTGAATGTGCGCGGAACAAGTGCAGTCAACTCAACAGTTTTCGATTTTTCATTTTTCGAAGTGTCATTCTTTGCAATTTCTATTTCCAGTTTGGAGATTTCTCCCTGAACGGAAGCCATTACTTTTTTTAAACTATCCAGCTTATGAGTTTTTGTGTCTTTGGATTCATTTTTATTTCCTCCGCAAGCAGAAAAAAATAAAATTGTTCCGATAAGAATTTTGATTGAGATTTTTTTCATAAAAAAAATTTCTTCTTTTATTTTATTGTTCCTGTTGCTTTATCGTAATCTACTTTTGAAATCAAGGCATCATACAAAGCGTTATAGTAATTTGTTTGCGCTTCGGTGAGCGATGTTTGCGCAGTCATCACTTCGAGGTTTGAGCCAACGCCCTGTTCGTATTTTATTTTGGTTGTTTTGTAAACCGATTCAGCGAGCTCGATATTTTTTTTCTGAGTTTCAAGCGAAGCGGCAGCATTCTGCAGGTTAATTTTTGCCGATGAAATTTCCAGATCAATTCCCTGCTGAATCATCTTCAGATTATTTTCTGCTTTCAGTAAATCTATTTTTGATTGCTGAATTCGGTAATGATTCTGGAAGCCGTCAAAAATCCCAACGTTGATTCGCGCTCCGACAATTATGGTTGGGTACCATCCTTTTTTCGTATCAAAAAAATCAAACTTGGTGCGGTAAGCATTTGCGCTTGCACTTCCGAAAAGAGCTGCACTGGGCAAATAGCGCATCCTGTTTCTTTTCAGATTTAATTGTGAAACGTTTTTCTGAGTTTGCAGAAGAGAGTATTCAATTCTTTTTCCGTAATCACATTTATCGGAAGAAATTTCAGGAGCAAATTTTATATCTGAAAGTTTGTCGCTAAGCGAAAGAGCTGCCATTTGATCCATTCCAATCTGAAATTTCAGCAAGGCAATTCCCAACTGCTGAAGGCGCTGTATTTTTTCTTTCTCCACTAAAAGGTTATTATAGGTAACCGTGATTCTGTCCAAATCAATTTTTTCCGCAACTCCGTTTTCATTCAGCGCTTTTGTAGTTTCCATCAGGGTTTTTATACGCGCAATGTTTGCGTCAACGAGTTTTGTCCGCTCATCATTCACAAGCACGGAGTAATATGCTTTCGTTACAGAAACCGAAACATCAATCTTGGTTCGCTGTGTTGCTTTGCGCGAAAGTTCCAGGTAAGTTTTTGCTGCTTGCAAGCCGACTAAATAATCGCTGTTGAAAACAAGTTGAGTTGCATCAATTCCTGCAGAAGAAGAATACGGCAATCCGAATTTCACCGCCATGTATGCATCAGAAGGCGCAAAAGGATTAAATGCTTTTGCGGGAATCACCGTTGTGGGAATTTCCAGAAAATCATTTGCCGTTACACTTCCATTTACCTGCGGCAAACCGATGCCTCTTGTTTCTCTTACTTTCATTTTTGCGCTTTGTTCATCGTAGGCAGCATTCTGCACCTGCGTTTGATTTTTCATAGCGAAATCAATTGCCTGCTGAAGCGAGAAAGAATATTTTTTGGTGTCTCTTTGATTTTGTGAGAAAGAAAAATTGCAAAGAGAGGAAAAGAAAACTGCTGTTACAATTTGTAATTTGTTCCCGATAGCTATCGGGATTGTAATTTGTAATTTCATAACTATTCTTCTTCTATAATTTGTTTGTGTTTGTTGACGAGTTTATGTCCTTTGAGCGTGCAGATACCATAAAGAAAATGTTCGAGCATGGCAAGCTGCACTTCCAGAATTTTAAATTTATCGGGCGGAAAAACATTCGGATTGAAACCCATTTCAATTTGCTCCACGCGAAGCCGGGCAAGAATTTTTGTACTAATCTCCTGCCGGATATATCCTTGTTTCATTCCGCGCACGAGCATATCTTCCACCATTGTTAAAATATTATTTTCTCGGAATTCCTTAAATAATTTCCAGGATGGCGAATGATATTTTTGCAAATCGTAAATTAAATTCGGATTCATCTGGCTTATAACTTTTCCCAGGTGCTGCATTATGTTAAACATTTCTTCTATTACATTTTCAGATTCAGA contains these protein-coding regions:
- a CDS encoding MFS transporter, whose amino-acid sequence is METRSLKKFTKYQAFVIAILTLGQFTVILDFMVMAPLSAILLPILHITTTQFGFAVSAYAFSAGISGLLTAGFADKFDRKKLLVFFYSGFLIGTFLCGIAPNYSFLLGARIITGMFGGVIGSIGAAIITDLFELEKRGRVMGFVQMGFSASQVLGLPIGLFLANHFGWHSPFIMIVGLGIIIGIIILFYLQPIDEHLKKKLDRNAFVHLYKTILRTDYLRAFAATVLLATGGFMMMPFGSAFSVNNLGITLDQLPLLYMITGIFSIGAGPLAGRLSDKIGKFNVFIAGTLLTMIIVAIYCNLGITPLWIVVVLSVLLFVGVLSRIIPASALMTAIPDAQDRGAFMSVNASIQQISGGIASAVAGLIVVQMPNGKILHYDTLGYVVIGAMIITVMMMYMINQFVTKKVHAIKPV
- a CDS encoding TolC family protein is translated as MKLQITIPIAIGNKLQIVTAVFFSSLCNFSFSQNQRDTKKYSFSLQQAIDFAMKNQTQVQNAAYDEQSAKMKVRETRGIGLPQVNGSVTANDFLEIPTTVIPAKAFNPFAPSDAYMAVKFGLPYSSSAGIDATQLVFNSDYLVGLQAAKTYLELSRKATQRTKIDVSVSVTKAYYSVLVNDERTKLVDANIARIKTLMETTKALNENGVAEKIDLDRITVTYNNLLVEKEKIQRLQQLGIALLKFQIGMDQMAALSLSDKLSDIKFAPEISSDKCDYGKRIEYSLLQTQKNVSQLNLKRNRMRYLPSAALFGSASANAYRTKFDFFDTKKGWYPTIIVGARINVGIFDGFQNHYRIQQSKIDLLKAENNLKMIQQGIDLEISSAKINLQNAAASLETQKKNIELAESVYKTTKIKYEQGVGSNLEVMTAQTSLTEAQTNYYNALYDALISKVDYDKATGTIK
- a CDS encoding efflux RND transporter periplasmic adaptor subunit, with protein sequence MKKISIKILIGTILFFSACGGNKNESKDTKTHKLDSLKKVMASVQGEISKLEIEIAKNDTSKNEKSKTVELTALVPRTFNNYIDVQGKVDADENVSVNAEMGGTVSKINVKAGDEVHSGQVMAELDSKAMQQGLAELQSGLELANTMYEKQKNLWEQKIGTELQYLQAKNQKESLEKKLASLQQQIEMTKIKSPIDGTVDAVDIKLGQATMPGLPAIRVVNMNSLKVKAEVAESYAAKIKNGNDVEIIFPDMNDTVKTKISYAAKVISPLNRTFTVNINLDNKKDYHPNMVAVVKIIDYSNPKAFIAPVSVVQHAEEGDFVFVADANKAKKVRVKVGKTYNGNSEIVEGLKEGDKLITKGFQELNEGEEIKF
- a CDS encoding TetR/AcrR family transcriptional regulator codes for the protein MNAKERILQAAQELFFRYGIRSVSMDDIAKHLSISKKTIYRFYKDKDAVVRALMQMKMKMDQKNFRRITSESENVIEEMFNIMQHLGKVISQMNPNLIYDLQKYHSPSWKLFKEFRENNILTMVEDMLVRGMKQGYIRQEISTKILARLRVEQIEMGFNPNVFPPDKFKILEVQLAMLEHFLYGICTLKGHKLVNKHKQIIEEE